The window GAGGCCATGCGGCTCGCCGCCGATCGCGACCGCATCGCGCGCCAGTACGCGAGCGACTATGCCGACCTGTTCGACACCGGCCTCGCGGCGCTGCGTCGCCCCGCCGCGGCCTCACCGCGGCTCGATGCCGCCGCGGTGCAGGCGCTGTTCCTCGCCTGCCTGGGCCGCTGGCCCGATTCACACATTGTTCGAAAGTTCGGCGCCGACGTGGCACAGGCTGTCACCGACGAGGCGGCGCCGTGGCTGCGGCGGGCCGAAGGCGGCGAGCGGGTCGGCGACGATCCGGCCTTCGCGGCCTGGGACGAGGATCTCAAGGCCCGCGGGCTCAATCCCGGCACGAGCGCGGACCTGACGGTGACCACACTGTTCATTGCTGGCGCACTCGGCGTGGCCGACCTCTCGACTTTCCCATGATTGCGGCGCTGGCATGGAACGTGTAAGTTCACGACGTACTGGCAATGCCCAGTGCTCTTCACATTCACTTCTGCAGAACTTGCTCACGGAGACTCAACATGGCAAAGATTGACCGGATGATGGTCGGCGAATCGCTCGTCGGTGATGGCAACGAAGTGGCTCACATCGACCTGCTGATCGGGCCGCGTGGCAGCGCCGCCGAAACGGCCTTCGCCAACAGCCTGACGAACAACAAGGACGGCTTCACGTCCCTGCTCGCCGTCGTGGCCCCCAACCTGCTCGTGAAGCCGGCGACTGTGATGTTCAACAAGGTCACGATCAAGGGCGCGAAGCAGGCCGTGCAGATGTTCGGCCCGGCCCAGCGCGGCGTGGCCATGGCCGTCGCCGATTGCGTGGAAGACGGCACCATCCCCGCCGACGAAGCCGACAACCTGTTCATCAGCGTCGGTGTCTTCATCCACTGGCTGGCCGAAGACGACAAGAAGATCCAGGACTACAACTACCAGGCCGTCAAGGAGTCGATCAAGCGCGCGGTGTCGGGTTCGCCGACCGCTCGCGAAGTGGTCTCCAAGAAGGGCAGCGCCGCTCACCCGTTCGCGGCCAAGTGATGCGTGGGCCGCAGGTCGGCGTGCCGTAGCGCGCCACCCTGCGGTCACTGCATGAGAAAAGCCGACCGGTTGCCCGGTCGGCTTTTTTTCGGCTGTCGGGTACGGACCCTCAGGCGCCGCCCGGCACCATGCCCGCGCCGATCAGCGACAGCACCGGCGCGGCCCGGCCGCTGGCCGGGTCGGCGGCACGGCGGCGCTCGATCGCCACGCCCACCGCTTCCACGTCGTCGAACTTCTTCGGCTTGACCACCACCACGCGCACCCAGTGCGCGCCGAACTCGTGGAGCAGGATGTCGGCCACGGTCTCGGCGAACGACTCCAGCAGCGTGAGCTTGTGCTCCTTGAGCAGGCGCTGCAGCCGCTCGCGCACGACGCCGTAGTCGATGGTGTCGGCGATGTGGTCGCTGTCGCAGGCGCGCGGCCGCGGCAGGCCGGCCGTCACGTCGATGCGGATGGTCTGCGGGCGGTGCAGCTCGGAATCGTGGATGCCGATCACCGTCTGGCCGGTGAATCCTTCGATGAAGATCAGGTCCAGCGGCTCGGCGTCGCGGCCGGCGTCGGTGGCGGTGAACTGCAACTGCGGGCGGGGGGCGGCGATCAAGGGCGACTCCTGGGCTGAAATACCATCACGGGCCGGTGCAAGTCCCGGACCATGCCAGATTTTGGAACACTCCACCGCCGCTCCCCGGGCTTCCACCCCCTACGAGGGCCCAACCGGACGCGCCAGAATCGGTACGCAATGACCCTGTGAGGGACAAGCTGAACGGTCCCTGGGACCCTGGCCGGCGGCAACCGGCCCGGCGCCCGGATCGCTGGCCCTGTGCCAGCGCCTCGCGCGTTCGGCCACAACACGAAGGAGAGACAGCATGGGCATCGTATCGCTGCGCGAGGCAGGCGAACACGCACACCGCATTCTCGACACCGTGCGCCAGGGGGCACGGGCCACCGACGACGACGAGATGGCGCGCTCCTGGACGCGCTGCCTCGAACAGCACCGCCTGCACCCGGACCGGCCGCACCGCCCGTCGGTGGTCCCGGCGGCCCAGCTCGCGCAGCGCCAGGAGCGGCTGGCCGACGTGATCGACTGCGCCCGCCACGAGATGGCCACACTCTACCAGCAGCTGGCCGACACCGAGTCGGCCGTGGTGCTGACCGACACCGACGGCGTGATCCTGCACATGGTGTCCTCACCGGCCTTCGCCGAGGACGTGACGCCGCTGGGCTTCCACGTCGGTGCGGTGTGGAGCGAGGCCGAGGCCGGCACCAACGGCATGGGCACCTGCCTGGTCGCGGCCAGCCCGGTGGCGGTGCGGCGCGAGGACCACTTCTTCACCCGCCTCACCTCGCTCACCTGCTCGGCGGTGCCGGTGTTCGACCCGCAGGGCCAGATGACTGCGGTGCTCGACGTGACCAGCCGCTCGAGCCTACTGCAGCAGCACTCGCTGGTGCTGCTGGGCATGACCGCGCAGATGATCGAGAACCGCCTGCTCGAGCTGCGCCACCCCGAGGCCCACCTGCTGCATTTCCACAGCCGGCCCGAGTTCGTCTACACGCTGCACGAGGGCAAGCTGGCGCTCGAGGCCGACGGCCGCATCCTCGCCGGCAACCGCAGTGCGCTGTTCCAGCTCGGCCTGCACTCGGTGGCGGAGCTGCGCGAGCGCCGGCTGGAAGACCTGCTCCACACCCGGCTGGCCGAGCTGGTGGAACGCTGCCGGCGCAGCGCCTTCCATCCGGTGGTCAGCTTCGGCGCGCAGGGCGCGAGCCGCTTCTTCGTGGTGGCGCGCCCGCCGGTGTCGGAGACCGGGGCGCACGAGCTGCCGGTGGCCCTGACCGGCCCGAGCACCGGCACGCGCGCCCGCGCGCTGGTGCCGCGCATGGAGCCGCGGCGCGATGCCGCACTGCCACCGCGCGCCGCGCCAGCCTTCGGCGACCCGCGGCTGAGCGGCCAGCTCGACCAGGCACGCCGCGCGATCGCGCGCGACATCCCGGTGCTGCTGCACGGCGAGACCGGCGCCGGCAAGGAGGTGTTCGCGCGCGCGCTGCATGCGGCCAGCCCCAAGCACGCCGGCAGCTTCGTCGCGGTCAATTGCGCCAGCCTGCCCGAGAGCCTGATCGAGGCCGAGCTGTTCGGCTACCGCGCCGGCGCCTTCACCGGTGCGCAGCGCAGCGGCCGGCGCGGCAAGGTGCTGGAGGCCGACCGCGGCACGCTGTTCCTCGACGAGATCGGCGACATGCCGCTGGCGCTGCAGGCCCGCCTGCTGCGCGTGCTCGACGAGCGCAAGGTCACGCCGCTCGGCGCCGAGGAAACCGTCGACGTGGACTTCCAGCTGGTCAGCGCCAGCCACCGGCCGCTGGCGCAGATGGTGGAGGAAGGCCGCTTCCGCGAG is drawn from Methylibium petroleiphilum PM1 and contains these coding sequences:
- a CDS encoding dihydroneopterin aldolase, which produces MIAAPRPQLQFTATDAGRDAEPLDLIFIEGFTGQTVIGIHDSELHRPQTIRIDVTAGLPRPRACDSDHIADTIDYGVVRERLQRLLKEHKLTLLESFAETVADILLHEFGAHWVRVVVVKPKKFDDVEAVGVAIERRRAADPASGRAAPVLSLIGAGMVPGGA
- the fae gene encoding formaldehyde-activating enzyme, which encodes MAKIDRMMVGESLVGDGNEVAHIDLLIGPRGSAAETAFANSLTNNKDGFTSLLAVVAPNLLVKPATVMFNKVTIKGAKQAVQMFGPAQRGVAMAVADCVEDGTIPADEADNLFISVGVFIHWLAEDDKKIQDYNYQAVKESIKRAVSGSPTAREVVSKKGSAAHPFAAK
- a CDS encoding sigma-54-dependent Fis family transcriptional regulator, whose translation is MGIVSLREAGEHAHRILDTVRQGARATDDDEMARSWTRCLEQHRLHPDRPHRPSVVPAAQLAQRQERLADVIDCARHEMATLYQQLADTESAVVLTDTDGVILHMVSSPAFAEDVTPLGFHVGAVWSEAEAGTNGMGTCLVAASPVAVRREDHFFTRLTSLTCSAVPVFDPQGQMTAVLDVTSRSSLLQQHSLVLLGMTAQMIENRLLELRHPEAHLLHFHSRPEFVYTLHEGKLALEADGRILAGNRSALFQLGLHSVAELRERRLEDLLHTRLAELVERCRRSAFHPVVSFGAQGASRFFVVARPPVSETGAHELPVALTGPSTGTRARALVPRMEPRRDAALPPRAAPAFGDPRLSGQLDQARRAIARDIPVLLHGETGAGKEVFARALHAASPKHAGSFVAVNCASLPESLIEAELFGYRAGAFTGAQRSGRRGKVLEADRGTLFLDEIGDMPLALQARLLRVLDERKVTPLGAEETVDVDFQLVSASHRPLAQMVEEGRFREDLYYRLCGFEVSLPALRERSDRRALIAELLALESGGLASLTPEAQTLLEQHPWPGNVRQLRHALRTALALADDDGLIDLPHLASLRAATVRAGAPLTLPAPAASTSVDNDAPALPPMNPIQAKEREVLLQLLEDHRWNVSNVAKALDVSRNTLYRKLHKLHIALSHPGSGPAAAG